In the genome of Xenopus tropicalis strain Nigerian chromosome 10, UCB_Xtro_10.0, whole genome shotgun sequence, the window CAACTCtaaaacagaaagaaatcacaAGTGTTTTCCAGCAGTTGATGAAAGCTCATTTTCTCCTAGTGCCAGCCCTGTGGGCACCATAGGTGAGAAGTGCAGGTAACACAGTGCCTATGGCTGAGAATGAGAGTCCTCACCTTGGGCTGATTCTTTTTGCAACAACAATGATGTCACTAAGACTCGAGGAGGATTTCATCTTGGCGCCAGATCCCATGGTCATAGCGACCAGCTTCTCTGTCAGAGTATGGCATATCTGGCAACACAGAGGGCATATCAGTAACCTCATTATCCTCATACAGGAGCCTTTGTTTTTATTCTCCAAAGTAGAACCCTTTTTCTATCAGTCTGCACATCTATTTATTTTCCTTATCAAAATTACTGTTGCTGAACCTTGGGTGTCAAGATATAAAGATAAGATGTTTGCAAAAGTAGGGTGGTGTTACCTGGGGATCATCTGCTTTCCAAAGGGTAAATAAACACTACTCTCAATAAAGAGTACATCTTTCATAACTCATTCAGTTGTTCCACATAACCCCTTTATCCCATATACATTCCTTATATAATGTACCTTTATATACATTTACAGCGTCGGACTGGGTCACCGGgtaaaacccagtgggccccggcgggccagaACCGAACCCCCAAGGGTGTTCCCGCGATCCGCCAGTCTCCCTCTCCCAACGCGCCGcaggggtcggagggtgttgggggcttgtgcgcgggggggggggtgaaggcggcaggggccattggggggtgcaggggcccctgaggcagaagccccggtgggctctgtaccccccagtccaaccctgtatatttatacctttacatttatattctggGTATGAAACATACCTTGAGAATGGCAATGCAGTGGGACACCAGACCTCTAGAAATGGAAAGAGATTTGATTAATTGACCAACCAACCAAGGGACAATTTTCATAAGCATTATTCAGATTATATTAAAGCACAGTAAAGAGAAAGAGTTTACCCACAACTGGACTTAAATGTTGTGTGTGTGTCTTATTTTGttcttaaagtggtggttcacctttaagataacttttagtatcgAAGGTCCAATTCctagacactttgcaattggtctccattattcattttatatagattttaagctatttgcttttttcttctacctctttccagcttttaaatgggggtcagtgaccccggctgCCATataactattgctttgtgaggctaaaaGTGTTacattttcttctttatttacctattcaggccctttcctattaatattccagtctttctttcaaaccagtgcctggttgctaggggaaataagaccctagcaaccagataactgctaagcacatgctaaataactggaaaaccataaaaaaaactaaaaatgaagaccatcaTGGAAACAAGTGCACAATGTTGGCTCTTATCACTGTGTATTGGTATATGTTGCTTTATTTACCATTAGATCAATCCAGAAGATACAAAGGCATCCACTGAGACTAgagcagttcttctctttctcagGGGACCAACATTAAGTGAACGAATCAGCTTTGTGACCCAAACATTGGTTTAGAAACGTCATATTATTAAAGCGGATCTTGGAGACCCAATCTAAACAACAAGGAGACCCACAATGTTGGTTCCCAATCTGTTGGATAAGAATCCCAAGCAAGAAGTTGGCGACAATTGATTTTAGAAAATGGTTGACGGACATGTCTCATTTtaactgatatataaatatgtagCTACAAAATAATTTTCACCGGGAGAAGTAATCACACCCAGCTTTCTAGGTTTCCATTAAAGTTCTTCTACATTATTTATGGTGTTCCGCTCCCATAGCTGAGGGTTTGTAGCTTGCCACCCAATGTTTCCACTGGTGAGATTTTACCCTATCCTTTCTGGGGTATTTCTTTATGTTTTACAAACTGTTCTTAGCCCAAAAGTCCCATGTTTGCTTCCATATAAATACAGAATCCTATAGCAACAACAATGCATTGCATCTGCCCGAAATAAAACCATCTTCTTGAATGTAAAACCATTAAGTAAAAGAACAATGTTATCTGAAAAATTACGAGGCATCCTCAATCCAGTCCTCGTCTTCCAAGATGGCTTCTATGTGAGGGTTTGTGATGACAACATCATCCAGCTCTAGATCAGAGGGTTCTGACTGTGTTTCCATGGCTCCAATTAAATCCACTGTTGGTCTTTAAAACAATGAGAGAACACCCGTTATTAATTACTCTCTGTGTCATTTATCATTTATATGATTTACCActtaaaaaagtatgaaaaaatgctgtatttcatATTTCTTATATATTCTTTTATGTGTTATATTCTTCAAGTATGAGTTGAGTGGTTgggccctataacagtaatgatccaggccttcaaagttgtcttGGAGGCCATCTTAAAaattgtcagtgacactgcacatgctcagtgtgctctgggttgTTGTTTTTCAGACACTAAGCTTAGGGATCTTTGGAAATCATCTGAACATCATTAGAAAGGGAGATTACATCCCTTAATTAAACCTACATTGCTGATGATGATCAATAAATAAATTCTTACATAGAATGAACTGGTTTCTAAGAGGAAATGTAATATGAATCTAGATTAATTACTAATGGccttgtattgttacttttatatttcatatacactgtatattgggAGTTGGTACCTAAGCTcaaggtaactgacagcagcccagagcatttTCTGCGATTTAGTAGaacagaagatggggggctactgggggcatcttcaaaGGTACATATATTCATTGCTAAAAGAACTATGGGAAACAGATCTGGCACAGAAGCCTTACATATTAATGGGCTGATTAACtaaaattcgaattaaacttcatcattgttgtatttataaaatgtcacaataatgctgttatcagccttcacaaattttttgagtttaagtGGACGTTCGTTTCCacaaatcctctttatttttcccaaacaggaattactCCAGGAGCCATTTTAGGCTCATTCTTTGAAAACAAGTCTTTATGTTTCCCTTGACACTGGGAGAAATagtaaacaatgatgggattacgttccccttgaaaatgtatgaaatagaaaacaatgatgggattaacttccccttgaaaaatgtgtcaaggacaggctgtcactgactattctgttcctctactattctaagcctccataggactcaatggtattcaacagatcaaacctgctgaatggGAGTTATTCTTGAAAAACTTAAAATTTTCAAGAAATAATATCAGCAAAATCTaatactggcaaaaaaaaatcatttgtaaatcttgaaaatatctagaagtaaaaaaaaatcaactttttctcaaaatcaTGCCCCTAGGTGTCGCTTTATACATCCTAATTCTTTGTTTAGCCTTAGTTTTTCCTCTGCAGTGGTTTTTTTTGGAGATATTTGATACGAAAAATGTCCCTGCTACTTCAGAACAGACCTTGATGACCCCATCAAGGTCTGTTCTGGTGTGTAAAATTCCATAAGTCTGCCCCTGGGTGCTGTATCTGGAAATGTTCTAGAACTTAAGAGGAAACACCATTAAAAGAAATCAACCTGACCACATAGCACTTACTTGTTATTGTAATGTGTTAATAGATTCTTTGTTCTGCAGTATCTCTGCCTGCAAACCACAACCAGAGCCACAAAGGAAGCCAAAAATATAGTGGCCAGGACACCAATAGCCACAATGACCACGGTCTCCATTTCACTATCAGTCAAATGACTAAAGTCCCATGAATCGAAAGGAGGTCATCTGAAacacagagaaacagaaaataaagtagGTAAAAGGAGCGTGATTACTGGGGGGGTTGAGGACACGTGCCGGCTGGTGTAGGAGTtggtgactggggtgggggggcctgTGAGGTGGCAGCTCTGGTGAACCCCTGactccccagtctgacactggccccAGGCTTGTAAGCTCCCTGTCTTTTGGGCTAACCCTCTCCACCTCCCTCAGCCCATTATTCCTATGCCTAGGTCCCTATCCCATATTTCACAGTATTTTTCACTGCTCCCTCTCCCCCCACTATATCTAGTTTAAAATCACCTCCAAACTGCTAGCTGTCATCTCTTTCAAACTGCCTGCACCATCATCATTGAGATAAGTAACCAGAAAGTCCTTGCCTTCATCTTTCCACTTTTAACACCAGATGCTAAACCCTAGCAATAGGCAATGGCTACAAATGAACCCTTTTATCACAATTTGCTTTGTTTTACTATATTCCAACCACCTCTAGAGTACCTGACCCCGTGGGTGAGAGTCCACTTATCTCTTGAGAGAGAATTAGCTGTGTAGACTTGCGGTGGATCAGCTACCTTAACCTTTTGGCCTCTCAGTTGCATAAAAAGAAAGGGAGCAGGTCCCTGGGTGTGGGGGACCCCATGATCACTCCACCGCCAGATATACAGTATGCAAAGGGATGGTGGAAGAAAGAGCAACAAATATTACATAGGCATTACTGTATAAGAAAgagaaaggatttttttcccctctgtggcaaattagagaggcttcagatggggtttttgccttcctctggatcaactagcagttaggcaggttatactgtatataggcattatggttgaacgtgatggacatacgtcttttttcaacccaacttactatattactatgtaagATGGATCATTGCTTATATGAATAAAACTATAATTATGtaagtaaattaatatttttttacagtaGACACAGCCCATTTATGCACTACTTTTTTCAGTTTTGCCAAATGCAACCACGGAGGGTTCTGAAGTCTGTTTAACTGCCTTCAAGTGACTGTCAGTCTTCTGCTTGCAGCACACACAAAATGATTTTCTATAACTGTTGTGGATCACATTTACTATAGACACTACTGATGTTGATATTGAGGTGAACATGCCCCACACCGAGGCAGATTTTGAGAAATAAATTCAGGGTACAGTAAGGCTGTAAAATCCAGTTGGCCAAAGATTGAATCAAGCCAGAGGTGTGGTCCATGGCCAAGGCTTTTATGAGCTTCCCCATAGGAAACAATCATTGGCTAGAATTAAAAATGATCACCCTGATTTGGCCCGATACTTGGGGTTAAACACCCACTTCCTCTCAATGTCACCAAATATATGGATCTTCCCATGTTGTGCCTATATTAAGCCAGGGGAAAATGTAGTGGTCATTTTATACAAAGATTTCTTCTGATCTGGAAAACAGACTGACTATGAGAAGAATTCAAGGCACCAATGACAGCACTGGAGGTAGGCCTCTAGATAAGGTTTAACTCTTTACcttaccttgtcctttaagttttttacgcaagacagcactttatttgctttagtagccacagaatgacactgcctggaattacacaacttgttatcgacaaaacccccagatccttctccattaaggatccccccaacacactaccattcagtagatagttcccgtttatattatttctaccaaagagcatacaagctcttttgggcagggctctcttcacctcttgtatcggttattgattgctttatgtgttactctgtatgtccgatgtatgaaacccacttattgtacagcgctgcggaatatgttggcgctttataaataaatggtaataataataataataaacccagAAGGAAAGTGGAAATAATATCTTTAGAATGCTGCTTGTTAATAACacgtcagtatattccccttgtgtGCAAGGAAAGATGTCGCAAAGGAAAAAACGTTGTGGTTTGATAGAAGCATTAGCGTTGTGGACACATTTAaagcatttaaccctttaagtgccagcagaatttgacatttcggttccccaaatatgcctgagtttttgtgtatttccacttctgtaacaagatttagagcttgaaatacaaaaaaaaaaaagaaaaaatgctatttttcatgatatggggatttataccagaaacatattatattttatggacaaaaattcaactgatttggaaagcctcatgtctcccgaacgtgcaaatacctgatatgtatagttttatggagatttctgacttctatagatcaaaaactcccagcagtaaattactacattttcaaagcattacagctgaatacggcatactttacattccaaagccaaaaatcctggaacattaggtttaccccaggaaaccatacgtttttgaaaactacacattctgacgaatccgaaatgggtaactatgtcttccaactcctaagtaccaaacagcaatgctttactgaatttagcattttctataaaaaattatgacatttcaaaaaaatcgcctcaaatcttccactttcaaacaccttatctcccacatagtattaggtaccaagaaaacacaccctaaatatgaaagccaagggtccactaaacagtttgatgcccattgtgcataggatcactgatgtatctggaatttagaaaccccaaaaggaagttagtacatacaaattgccccggagatctattttagctactgaaaattcaacacatttactgcattttctgtggggtaaaaatacaaaaaaatacattgaccccccaaaaccatatatttttggaaagtacacattcggccgaattcaaaattggtacccatgtctttctactccaaactacagagtcgcaatgcttttccaaattgccagttttgatgacaTATCCTAAAATCAcatcaaaacttccactttcaagcaccttatctgccacataacattaggtaccaagaaaacacaccctaaatatgaaagccaagggtccactaaacagtttgatgcccattgtgcataggatcactgatgtatctggaatttagaaaccccaaaaggaagttagtacatacaaattgccccggagatctattttagctactgaaaattcaacacatttactgcattttctgtggggtaaaaatacaaaaaaatacattgaccccccaaaaccatatatttttggaaagtacacattcggccgaattcaaaattggtacccatgtctttctactccaaactacagagtcgcaatgcttttccaaattgccagttttgatgacaTATCCTAAAATCAcatcaaaacttccactttcaagcaccttatctgccacataacattaggtaccaagaaaacaaaccctaaatatgaaagccaagggtcagctgaatagtttgatgcccattgtgcataggatcactaatgtatctggcatttagagaccccataaggaagatagtgcatacaaattgcccaggagatccaaactacagagtcgcagtgctttcccaaaattgctagttttggtgaaatacctgaaaatcacatcaaatcttccactttcaagcaccttatctcccacataacattaggtaccaagaaaacacaccctaaatatgaaagccaagggttcgctgaacagtttgatgcccattgtgcataggatcagcactgtatctggcatttagagaccccataaggacgtcagtgcatagagattgccccagaggtctctttagctactgaaaattcaacacgtttactgcattttctgcggggtaaaaacacaaaaaaatacattgaccccccaaaaccatatatttttggaaagtacacattcgggcgaattcaaaattggtacccatgtctttctactccaaactacagagtcgcaatgctttcccaaaattgttggttttgatgaaatacctgaaaatcacatcaaatctgaacagtttgatgcccattgtgcataggatcacctatgtacctggcatttagagaccccaaaaggaagttagtgcatacaaagtgtatacactgcaatataagctactggcatatacattatgcggcataagaccccctaacagtacagagaccctagaaaactatacattttccaaaagtacacaatctgacaaaacaaaaatgggtaaatacatctttctactacaaactaccaaactataaagctttgctaaacagaatggtttttttttacatttctgaaaatcgtcacaaagcttgcattttaccccattatgtacccccacattttgtaccgaatcaacataaaacattctaaatatgatgccaggggtctactgaacagtttgatgccctatatgcatagatttaccaaactatgtggggtacaggggcacccaagtaaaaatagtgcatatgaattttcacataagatgcttcggctcatgcagtttttgcacccggtatgtgtattatgcggcataagaccccctaacagtaaggagaccctagaaaaccatatattttccgaaagtacacattctgacagaacaaaaatgggtaaatacatctttctactgcaaactaccaagctatgctaaacagaacggtttttatgacatttctgaaaattgtcacaaagcttgcattttaccccattatgtacccccacat includes:
- the tmem98 gene encoding transmembrane protein 98 isoform X1, giving the protein METVVIVAIGVLATIFLASFVALVVVCRQRYCRTKNLLTHYNNKPTVDLIGAMETQSEPSDLELDDVVITNPHIEAILEDEDWIEDASGLVSHCIAILKICHTLTEKLVAMTMGSGAKMKSSSSLSDIIVVAKRISPRVDDVVRSMYPPLDPKLLDARTTALLLSVSHLVLVTKNACHLTGGMDWIDQSLSAAEDHLAVLREAALATEPERPMSGADNFLQEQSTI